The following coding sequences lie in one Sedimentibacter sp. MB35-C1 genomic window:
- a CDS encoding flavocytochrome c, with translation MKNFKKLISVFLVVAMLFSLAACATTDNTAKEGEEPSKTEETPKTGKGNLTPGTYSGEFQGLGGKLKVNVTVDENEIKDIKVLENYETPGVGTVPIEQIPKEIIERQTLAVDTITGATLTSNAILASVESCLKQAGADIASYKSDADKIVSEYPSELTADVIIVGGGGAGLAAAVSATDEGASVIVIEKMGILGGNTAVCGGIYNTPDPELQPAQGIEDSVELYAKQTLEGGDNMGNPELVDTLCGNAYDGLQWLKSLGMQFDDKIIQGAGSLYPRTHQSLDPLGTGFINAYTETLDQRADKCKILTDTKGDTLILDGDKVVGVKATNKDGSELTLNANKGVILATGGFAGNVELRQEYNTSGKWPDLGENVPTTNMPGVTGDGINMAFEAGAELIDMDLIQLLYLSIPKNGSIAGLYNLGAENTVFINEEGNRFVREDGRRDVICKAILDQPEGLMYMIHSADVLPDITQAKTLEGVPMTEILEDNVYGWQTGETLEELAEKINVPAENLKASIEKYNESVDSGVDEFDRELLTKKFENGPWYALPRVPAAHHTMGGVRIDKECHALNADGDIIEGLFAAGEITGGIHGGNRLGGNAVVDTVVFGKIAGTSAANN, from the coding sequence GTACATACAGCGGTGAATTCCAAGGACTTGGTGGAAAGCTAAAAGTTAACGTCACAGTTGACGAAAATGAAATAAAAGACATCAAAGTTCTTGAAAACTATGAAACTCCTGGAGTTGGAACAGTTCCAATAGAACAGATTCCGAAAGAAATCATAGAAAGACAGACTCTGGCTGTTGATACAATTACCGGAGCAACTCTTACAAGCAACGCCATTCTGGCATCAGTTGAAAGCTGTTTAAAACAAGCAGGCGCCGACATTGCTTCATATAAATCTGATGCAGATAAAATTGTTAGTGAATATCCAAGCGAACTTACTGCAGACGTAATAATAGTAGGCGGAGGCGGAGCAGGACTAGCTGCAGCAGTATCTGCCACAGATGAAGGAGCCAGCGTTATAGTAATTGAAAAAATGGGCATCTTAGGTGGCAATACAGCAGTGTGCGGAGGTATTTACAACACTCCAGATCCTGAACTGCAACCAGCTCAAGGCATAGAAGATTCAGTTGAACTGTACGCTAAACAGACTCTGGAAGGCGGAGACAACATGGGTAACCCTGAGCTTGTTGATACATTGTGCGGAAATGCTTACGACGGACTTCAATGGCTGAAAAGCTTAGGAATGCAGTTTGATGATAAAATAATACAAGGTGCCGGTTCACTTTACCCAAGAACACACCAGTCTTTGGATCCTCTGGGAACAGGCTTTATCAATGCATACACTGAAACATTAGACCAAAGAGCTGACAAGTGCAAAATTCTTACAGATACAAAAGGTGATACATTAATATTGGACGGCGACAAAGTTGTAGGAGTTAAAGCCACAAATAAAGATGGCAGCGAGCTTACACTTAACGCAAACAAAGGTGTAATCCTTGCAACAGGAGGATTTGCAGGCAATGTAGAACTAAGACAAGAATACAACACTTCAGGAAAATGGCCTGATTTAGGAGAAAATGTACCTACAACAAACATGCCTGGCGTTACTGGAGACGGTATAAACATGGCTTTCGAAGCAGGTGCAGAACTTATAGACATGGATTTAATTCAGCTTCTGTATCTGAGCATCCCTAAAAATGGAAGTATTGCAGGTCTGTACAACTTAGGAGCTGAAAACACAGTATTTATAAACGAAGAAGGAAACAGATTCGTAAGAGAAGACGGCAGAAGAGACGTAATATGCAAGGCAATATTAGATCAGCCTGAAGGATTAATGTACATGATTCACAGTGCAGATGTTCTTCCTGACATCACACAAGCCAAAACTCTTGAAGGTGTTCCAATGACTGAAATCTTAGAAGATAATGTATACGGATGGCAAACAGGAGAAACACTGGAAGAGCTTGCTGAAAAAATAAATGTACCTGCTGAAAACCTCAAAGCTTCAATAGAAAAATACAACGAATCAGTTGACAGTGGAGTAGACGAATTCGACAGAGAATTACTTACTAAGAAATTTGAAAATGGTCCTTGGTACGCATTGCCAAGAGTTCCAGCAGCACACCACACTATGGGTGGAGTAAGAATAGACAAAGAATGCCACGCATTAAATGCTGACGGTGACATAATCGAAGGATTATTCGCTGCAGGAGAAATCACCGGAGGAATTCACGGTGGAAACAGACTGGGTGGAAATGCAGTTGTTGATACAGTAGTATTCGGAAAAATAGCTGGAACAAGCGCAGCAAATAATTAA